From the Acidovorax carolinensis genome, one window contains:
- a CDS encoding DVUA0089 family protein, which yields MTIFSKIALAAAISVAGFSAHALPVASIGAGSAATAQVLGASLFSTNFVSTVTNSTTQPHVEVTRPNGLRTAYDFYTFGTSGGPVTIDFDRVNNDNTDMEVGLWNAAGILLAANDDDNYDSGGSVLDAAIVNFNVAAGNYFIGVCRFSCSFGNAFAVSGGALGASATYVMNVSANQVPEPGTMALMGLALVGLGVASRRSNVR from the coding sequence ATGACCATCTTCTCCAAAATAGCGCTTGCCGCTGCCATCAGTGTTGCCGGGTTCTCCGCCCATGCCTTGCCTGTGGCGTCCATCGGCGCTGGCAGTGCCGCCACCGCGCAAGTTCTTGGAGCAAGCCTGTTTTCGACCAACTTTGTTTCTACCGTGACCAACTCGACCACGCAGCCCCATGTCGAGGTCACACGGCCGAACGGGTTGAGGACTGCGTATGACTTCTACACCTTTGGCACATCCGGTGGCCCCGTCACGATTGATTTCGACAGAGTCAACAATGACAACACGGACATGGAAGTTGGCCTGTGGAACGCTGCGGGCATTTTGTTGGCGGCGAACGACGACGACAACTACGACTCTGGTGGTTCTGTTTTGGATGCCGCCATTGTCAACTTCAATGTGGCTGCGGGTAACTACTTCATCGGGGTATGCCGTTTCAGTTGCAGCTTTGGGAACGCTTTTGCCGTGAGCGGCGGCGCGCTTGGCGCCAGCGCCACCTATGTGATGAATGTGTCGGCGAACCAGGTGCCAGAACCAGGCACGATGGCCTTGATGGGCCTGGCGCTGGTCGGTCTGGGCGTGGCGTCGCGCCGCTCGAATGTGCGCTGA
- a CDS encoding glycosyltransferase yields the protein MHVPPCHVTHLVYRLATGGMENVVVQLIRHLPRTSFRHTVIALCDIDPEFARRLDGTAVELIALNKPPGQPYALYPTVYRLLRHLRPDVLHSCNLAALEFVPVAALAQVPLRVHVEHGLDLLEINGKAARYRLLRRLYRPFVNQYVAVSVDQARQCAQLGAAAERVHLIPNGVDTRVFRPRTSGDPLPVGFPFQREQHWVIGTVGRQADIKNPLLLVDAFVQLAHSGAPGSERLRLAMVGDGPLHREIAQRLHNAGLSDRAWLPGARSDIADILRAFDCFVLPSLSEATSCALQEAMATGLAIVATDVGGNADVLDQGRCGSLVPSGDVTALATELQRLSQSGQPNAQAQEALTSVQRRYSLETVIQRYGDLFLNAPAHAPRDAWAQQPAPPQDSLH from the coding sequence ATGCACGTCCCACCCTGTCATGTCACCCACCTTGTCTATCGGCTTGCCACCGGTGGCATGGAAAACGTGGTGGTGCAACTCATCCGGCACTTGCCGCGCACATCGTTTCGGCACACCGTCATAGCGCTCTGTGACATCGACCCCGAGTTTGCCCGCCGTCTTGACGGAACGGCGGTAGAACTGATCGCGCTCAACAAGCCGCCGGGGCAGCCCTATGCCCTGTATCCCACGGTCTATCGACTGTTGCGTCACCTGCGGCCCGACGTGCTGCACAGCTGCAACCTGGCAGCGCTGGAGTTCGTGCCCGTGGCGGCACTTGCGCAGGTTCCGCTGCGTGTGCATGTAGAGCACGGACTGGACTTGCTTGAAATCAATGGCAAAGCGGCGCGCTACCGCCTGCTCAGACGGCTCTACCGCCCGTTTGTGAACCAATATGTAGCCGTGTCGGTGGACCAGGCGCGCCAGTGTGCGCAGTTAGGAGCGGCAGCCGAGCGCGTGCATCTGATCCCCAATGGCGTGGACACACGCGTGTTTCGTCCGCGCACCAGCGGCGATCCCTTGCCAGTGGGCTTTCCGTTCCAGCGCGAACAGCACTGGGTCATTGGCACGGTGGGGCGCCAGGCGGATATCAAGAACCCCTTGCTGCTGGTGGACGCCTTTGTCCAGCTGGCGCATTCGGGCGCTCCCGGCTCGGAACGCCTCAGGCTGGCCATGGTCGGGGACGGGCCATTGCACCGCGAGATTGCGCAGCGCCTGCACAACGCAGGGTTGAGCGACCGCGCCTGGCTGCCGGGCGCGCGTTCGGACATTGCCGACATCCTGAGAGCCTTCGACTGTTTCGTCCTCCCTTCGCTTTCCGAAGCGACGTCTTGCGCCCTCCAGGAGGCCATGGCCACGGGCCTGGCCATTGTGGCCACCGACGTGGGCGGAAACGCGGACGTCCTGGACCAGGGCCGGTGCGGCAGCCTGGTGCCCTCGGGCGACGTCACCGCACTGGCGACCGAACTGCAGCGGCTTAGCCAATCGGGCCAACCGAACGCCCAGGCGCAAGAAGCGCTCACATCGGTGCAGCGCCGATACAGCCTTGAGACGGTGATCCAGCGCTATGGCGACCTCTTCCTGAACGCGCCCGCCCATGCCCCCCGTGACGCATGGGCGCAGCAGCCCGCACCCCCTCAAGACAGCTTGCATTGA
- a CDS encoding creatininase family protein: protein MTAAATPPLPSRFWADLSTRDFTRLRTSGQARQTVAVLPVAAIEQHGPHLPLSVDATLLQGVIDAALPLLPAALPALFLPPQVVGLSPEHIRFPGTLTLSPATVIALWTEIGECVARAGVKKLLLFNGHGGQVSVMDIVARELRTRSHLLVYSASWFSLPLPDAVAGQFSADEHRFGIHAGEIETSMMLHLAPATVNMEHARDFRSTSQDRAERYAILGNGKSAKLGWQMQDYHVAGAVGNAAAATADKGRAVVDAAGQQLVRLLQELHDLPLATLVDGPGGLVD from the coding sequence ATGACCGCCGCTGCCACCCCACCCCTGCCGTCGCGCTTCTGGGCCGACCTCTCCACCCGCGATTTCACCCGGCTGCGCACCAGCGGCCAGGCCCGGCAGACGGTGGCCGTGCTGCCCGTGGCGGCCATCGAGCAGCATGGGCCGCACCTGCCGCTGTCGGTGGATGCGACGCTGCTGCAGGGCGTGATCGACGCCGCGCTGCCGTTGCTGCCCGCGGCGCTGCCCGCGTTGTTCCTGCCGCCGCAGGTGGTGGGGCTGAGCCCCGAGCACATCCGCTTTCCGGGCACGCTCACGCTGTCGCCCGCCACGGTGATCGCGCTGTGGACCGAGATTGGCGAATGCGTGGCGCGCGCCGGGGTGAAAAAACTGTTGCTGTTCAACGGCCACGGCGGCCAGGTCAGCGTGATGGACATCGTGGCGCGTGAGTTGCGCACGCGCAGCCATCTGCTGGTCTACAGCGCCAGCTGGTTCAGCCTGCCGCTGCCCGATGCGGTGGCCGGCCAGTTCAGCGCCGACGAGCACCGCTTTGGCATCCATGCGGGCGAGATCGAGACATCAATGATGCTGCACCTGGCGCCCGCCACGGTGAACATGGAGCACGCGCGCGACTTCCGCTCCACCTCGCAGGACCGCGCCGAGCGCTACGCCATCCTGGGCAACGGCAAAAGCGCCAAGCTGGGCTGGCAGATGCAGGACTACCACGTCGCCGGTGCCGTGGGCAATGCCGCCGCCGCCACGGCCGACAAGGGCCGGGCGGTGGTGGATGCTGCCGGGCAGCAACTGGTGCGGCTGCTGCAGGAACTGCACGATCTGCCGCTGGCCACTTTGGTGGATGGCCCCGGGGGACTGGTTGATTAA
- a CDS encoding O-acetylhomoserine aminocarboxypropyltransferase/cysteine synthase family protein has product MAHTPSSGADHAYGFGTRAIHAGAQPDPVTGARATPIHQTTSFVFDDAEHASSLFNLQTFGNVYSRISNPTVAVLEERIASLENGRAALACASGMAAQMAALLAILKTGDHIVAANTLYGGTVGQLGVGFSRLGIETTFVDPADPENFARAMRPNTRAVYGETIGNPLVNVLDIAAIAEVAHAHGVPLVIDNTVASPYLCNPLDFGADIVVHSATKYIGGHGTTMGGVVVEGGKFPWDNGKFPEMVEPSRAYHGVKFYETFGDFGYTMKARMEVNRTFGGVLSPMNAWQLLQGAETLHLRMREHCRNALKVAQFLQGHPKVQWVNYPGLSGSPYHALAHKQFRAVDGHPGASGILTFGAKGGAAAGEKFIDACEFLSHLANIGDAKTLVIHPASTTHRQLSEDELARAGVSADMVRLSVGIEDVDDILWDIDQALERATA; this is encoded by the coding sequence ATGGCCCACACCCCTTCTTCCGGCGCCGACCACGCCTACGGCTTTGGCACCCGCGCCATCCACGCGGGCGCCCAGCCCGACCCCGTGACCGGTGCGCGCGCCACGCCCATCCACCAGACCACCAGCTTTGTGTTTGACGATGCCGAGCACGCCAGCAGCCTGTTCAACCTGCAGACCTTTGGCAACGTCTACAGCCGCATCAGCAACCCCACGGTGGCGGTGCTGGAAGAGCGCATCGCCAGCCTCGAAAACGGCCGCGCCGCCCTGGCCTGCGCCAGCGGCATGGCCGCGCAGATGGCGGCGCTGCTGGCCATTCTGAAAACCGGCGACCACATCGTGGCGGCCAACACGCTGTATGGCGGCACGGTGGGGCAATTGGGCGTGGGGTTCAGCCGGCTGGGCATCGAGACCACCTTTGTGGACCCGGCCGACCCCGAGAACTTTGCCCGCGCCATGCGCCCCAACACCCGCGCCGTGTACGGCGAAACCATCGGCAACCCGCTGGTCAACGTGCTCGACATCGCCGCGATTGCGGAGGTGGCGCACGCCCACGGCGTGCCGCTGGTCATCGACAACACGGTGGCCAGCCCCTACCTGTGCAATCCGCTCGATTTTGGCGCCGACATCGTGGTGCACAGCGCCACCAAATACATCGGCGGCCACGGCACCACCATGGGCGGCGTGGTGGTGGAAGGCGGCAAGTTCCCGTGGGACAACGGCAAGTTCCCCGAGATGGTGGAGCCCAGCCGCGCCTACCACGGCGTGAAGTTCTACGAGACCTTTGGCGACTTCGGCTACACCATGAAGGCGCGCATGGAGGTCAACCGCACCTTTGGCGGCGTGCTCTCGCCCATGAACGCCTGGCAGCTGCTGCAGGGCGCCGAGACGCTGCACCTGCGCATGCGCGAGCACTGCCGCAACGCGCTGAAAGTGGCGCAGTTCCTGCAGGGCCACCCGAAGGTGCAGTGGGTCAACTACCCCGGTTTGAGTGGCTCGCCGTACCACGCGCTGGCACACAAGCAGTTCCGCGCGGTGGACGGTCACCCCGGCGCCTCGGGCATCCTGACCTTCGGCGCCAAGGGCGGGGCTGCCGCAGGCGAGAAGTTCATCGACGCCTGCGAGTTTTTGAGCCACCTGGCCAACATCGGCGACGCCAAGACGCTGGTGATCCACCCGGCCTCGACCACGCACCGCCAGCTCAGCGAAGACGAACTCGCCCGCGCCGGTGTCAGCGCCGACATGGTGCGCCTGAGCGTCGGCATCGAGGACGTGGACGACATCCTCTGGGACATCGACCAGGCGCTGGAGCGCGCCACGGCATAG
- a CDS encoding TerC family protein codes for METIGTWWMWAGFAVFVVVAIAIDLLVMERQGAHRVTMKEAVRWSLLWFSLAFVFVAILWWYLDGSQGREVANTVSMQFITGYLVEKSLSIDNIFVFLMLFSYFAVPPQYQKRALIIGIIGAIVLRTLLILVGAWLLATFHWLLYVFGAFLVFTGAKMWFAAGQEPDIATNPVLTLLKKRMRITDRFDGEKLSTMIGGIKHYTPLFVVLVLIGTTDIIFAVDSIPAIFAITSDPFIVLTANIFAILGLRALYFLLADLANRFHLLAYGLALVLVFIGGKMLLIDLVKIPIGYALLVTATLIAGSIVLSLRASSQGSPALPPKG; via the coding sequence ATGGAAACGATAGGCACCTGGTGGATGTGGGCGGGCTTTGCGGTCTTTGTGGTGGTGGCGATTGCCATCGACCTGCTGGTGATGGAGCGCCAGGGCGCGCACAGGGTCACGATGAAAGAGGCCGTGCGCTGGAGCCTGCTGTGGTTCTCACTGGCCTTTGTGTTTGTGGCCATTTTGTGGTGGTACCTCGATGGCAGCCAGGGCCGCGAGGTGGCCAACACGGTGTCGATGCAGTTCATCACCGGCTATCTGGTCGAAAAGAGCCTGTCGATCGACAACATCTTTGTCTTTTTGATGCTGTTCAGCTACTTTGCCGTGCCGCCGCAGTATCAAAAGCGCGCGCTCATCATCGGCATCATCGGCGCCATCGTGCTGCGCACCCTGCTGATTCTGGTGGGCGCCTGGCTGCTTGCCACCTTCCACTGGCTGCTGTATGTGTTTGGCGCGTTTCTGGTGTTTACCGGCGCGAAGATGTGGTTTGCCGCCGGGCAGGAACCCGACATCGCCACCAACCCGGTGCTCACGCTGCTGAAAAAGCGCATGCGCATCACCGACCGGTTTGACGGCGAAAAACTCAGCACCATGATCGGCGGCATCAAGCACTACACCCCGCTGTTCGTGGTGCTGGTGCTGATCGGCACCACCGACATCATCTTTGCGGTGGACAGCATTCCGGCGATTTTTGCCATCACCAGCGACCCGTTCATCGTGCTCACGGCCAACATCTTCGCCATCCTGGGCCTGCGCGCGCTGTACTTTTTGCTGGCCGACCTGGCCAACCGCTTCCACCTGCTGGCTTACGGCCTGGCGCTGGTGCTGGTGTTCATCGGCGGCAAGATGCTGCTGATTGACCTGGTGAAGATTCCGATCGGCTACGCGCTGCTGGTCACGGCCACGCTGATTGCCGGTTCCATCGTGCTGTCGCTGCGGGCGTCGAGCCAAGGCTCGCCTGCCCTGCCTCCCAAGGGCTGA
- a CDS encoding CoA-binding protein — translation MSRTPDTISTLRDVLGRCRTIAVVGLSPQWHRPSFFAAKYMQAHGYRIVPVNPVVAQGGGSILGEPCFASLHEAEQAIARQGGRIDMVDCFRKSEDIAPLAEEAIAIGASCLWLQLGVVNEAAARRAEDAGLQVIQNRCVKIEHARLFGGLGWMGVNTGVITAKRLRQLPY, via the coding sequence ATGAGCCGCACCCCCGACACCATCAGCACCCTGCGCGACGTGCTGGGCCGCTGCCGCACCATTGCGGTGGTGGGCCTGTCGCCGCAGTGGCACCGCCCCAGTTTCTTTGCCGCCAAATACATGCAGGCGCACGGCTACCGCATCGTGCCGGTGAACCCGGTGGTGGCGCAGGGCGGCGGCAGCATTCTGGGCGAGCCCTGCTTTGCCAGCCTGCACGAGGCCGAGCAGGCCATCGCCCGCCAGGGCGGGCGCATCGACATGGTGGACTGTTTTCGCAAGAGCGAAGACATCGCGCCGCTGGCCGAGGAGGCCATCGCCATCGGCGCCAGCTGCCTGTGGCTGCAGCTCGGCGTGGTCAATGAAGCCGCCGCCCGGCGCGCCGAGGACGCGGGCCTGCAGGTAATCCAGAACCGCTGCGTAAAAATTGAGCATGCGCGCCTCTTCGGCGGCCTGGGCTGGATGGGCGTGAACACCGGCGTGATCACCGCCAAGCGGCTGCGGCAACTCCCTTATTGA
- the hemE gene encoding uroporphyrinogen decarboxylase, whose amino-acid sequence MSTTFAPLQNDTFLRACRRQATDYTPLWLMRQAGRYLPEYKATRAQAGSFMGLATNVDFATEVTLQPLERFPLDAAILFSDILTVPDAMGLGLTFAEGEGPRFAKVVRDEAAVEQLAVPDMDKLRYVFDAVTSIRKALNGRVPLIGFSGSPWTLACYMVEGKGSDDYRLVKTLMYSRPDLMHRILAINADSVAQYLNAQIDAGAQAVMIFDSWGGVLADGAFQEFSLAYTKRVLAQLKRTGTDGQDVPRIVFTKGGGIWLDDMKDIDCEVLGLDWTANLGKARAIVGGQVGGPGKALQGNIDPNVLFAPPAQIVTQVHKVLDSFGQPHTDKTTPGPTHIFNLGHGISQFTPPEHVAALVEAVHGYSRAQRQR is encoded by the coding sequence ATGAGCACCACCTTCGCCCCCCTGCAAAACGACACCTTCCTGCGCGCCTGCCGCCGCCAAGCCACCGATTACACCCCCCTGTGGCTGATGCGCCAGGCGGGCCGCTACTTGCCCGAATACAAGGCCACGCGCGCCCAGGCTGGCAGCTTCATGGGCCTGGCCACCAATGTGGACTTCGCCACCGAGGTCACGCTGCAGCCGCTGGAGCGCTTCCCGCTCGACGCCGCCATTTTGTTCAGCGACATCCTCACCGTGCCCGACGCCATGGGCCTGGGCCTGACCTTTGCCGAAGGCGAGGGCCCGCGCTTTGCCAAGGTGGTGCGCGACGAGGCCGCTGTGGAACAACTCGCCGTGCCCGACATGGACAAGCTGCGCTACGTGTTCGACGCCGTCACCAGCATCCGCAAGGCGCTCAATGGCCGCGTGCCGCTGATCGGCTTTTCGGGCAGCCCCTGGACCCTGGCCTGCTACATGGTCGAGGGCAAGGGCAGTGACGACTATCGCCTGGTCAAGACCCTGATGTACAGCCGCCCCGACCTGATGCACCGCATCCTGGCCATCAATGCCGACAGCGTGGCGCAATACCTCAACGCCCAGATCGACGCGGGCGCCCAGGCCGTGATGATTTTTGACAGCTGGGGCGGCGTGCTGGCCGATGGCGCCTTCCAGGAGTTCAGCCTGGCTTACACCAAGCGCGTGCTGGCGCAACTCAAGCGCACCGGAACCGACGGCCAGGACGTGCCGCGCATCGTCTTCACCAAGGGCGGCGGCATCTGGCTCGACGACATGAAAGACATCGACTGCGAAGTGCTAGGCCTGGACTGGACGGCCAACCTGGGCAAGGCGCGCGCCATCGTCGGTGGCCAGGTGGGCGGCCCCGGCAAGGCGCTGCAGGGCAACATCGACCCCAACGTGCTGTTTGCCCCGCCCGCGCAGATCGTCACCCAGGTGCACAAGGTGCTCGACAGCTTTGGCCAGCCGCACACCGACAAGACCACCCCCGGCCCCACGCACATCTTCAACCTGGGCCACGGCATCAGCCAGTTCACCCCGCCCGAGCATGTGGCGGCACTGGTCGAGGCGGTGCACGGCTACTCTCGCGCGCAGCGCCAGCGCTGA
- a CDS encoding LysR family transcriptional regulator has product MSQSFNYRHLFYFWVVAKEGGIARAAERLDMAVQTISAQVRELEKSLGVSLLRSEGRNLVLTDAGVAALHEADHIFALGELLPQRVREAASGPTLRLNLGISDGIAKLAVHRLLKPVLDEPHLRLLCHEGEFQPLLGELALHKLDAVLADRAAPPNPTLRTTSQLLGSSAIAWYAPPLWAEATANGFPHSLAVVPVLLPTDHAAMRARIDHWLERERIRPRIAGEFEDSALLSTFAATGMGVMPAPVSLGEHLAQTHGLVQVGSTPDVQEQFHLIYSARKVMHPLLPRLLASGQSGTLLNQ; this is encoded by the coding sequence ATGAGCCAGAGCTTCAACTACCGCCATCTTTTCTACTTCTGGGTGGTGGCCAAGGAAGGCGGCATTGCCCGCGCCGCCGAGCGGCTGGACATGGCCGTGCAGACCATCAGCGCCCAGGTGCGCGAGCTGGAAAAGTCGCTGGGCGTAAGCCTGCTGCGCAGCGAGGGCCGCAACCTGGTGCTGACCGACGCCGGTGTGGCCGCGCTGCACGAGGCCGACCACATCTTTGCCCTGGGCGAGCTGCTGCCCCAGCGCGTGCGCGAAGCCGCCAGCGGCCCCACGCTGCGGCTGAACCTGGGCATCTCCGACGGCATTGCCAAGCTGGCCGTGCACCGGCTGCTCAAGCCCGTGCTGGACGAGCCCCACCTGCGGCTGCTGTGCCACGAGGGCGAGTTTCAGCCCCTGCTGGGCGAGCTGGCGCTGCACAAGCTCGACGCGGTGCTGGCCGACCGCGCGGCGCCGCCCAACCCCACCCTGCGCACCACCAGCCAGCTGCTGGGCAGCAGCGCCATCGCCTGGTATGCCCCGCCGCTGTGGGCCGAGGCGACAGCCAACGGCTTTCCGCACAGCCTGGCCGTGGTTCCCGTGCTGCTGCCCACCGACCACGCCGCCATGCGCGCGCGCATCGACCACTGGCTGGAGCGCGAGCGCATCCGCCCGCGCATTGCCGGCGAGTTTGAAGACAGCGCCCTCTTGAGCACCTTTGCCGCCACCGGCATGGGCGTGATGCCCGCGCCCGTGTCGCTGGGCGAACACCTGGCGCAAACGCATGGCCTGGTGCAGGTGGGCAGCACGCCCGATGTGCAGGAGCAGTTCCACCTGATCTACAGCGCGCGCAAGGTGATGCACCCACTGCTGCCGCGGCTGCTGGCGTCGGGGCAGAGTGGCACGCTACTGAATCAATAG
- a CDS encoding VWA domain-containing protein, producing MVFLWPTLLWLLLAVPLLVALYAWLLHRRKQQALNYPSLGLVRAALGPGQRLRRHIPPALFLLALVALLLAAARPLAVITLPSEQQTIMLAMDVSGSMRAADVEPDRITAAQNAAKAFIAELPRHVRVGIVAFAGSAQLAQLPTQSHEDLIKAIDSFQLQRGTATGNGIMLALATLFPDAGIDIAALGGRQAMRPSSLDEVTRQDPAKTFTPVAPGSYNSAAIIMLTDGQRTTGVDPLEAAQWAADRGVRVYTVGVGTVQGETIGFEGWSMRVRLDEETLKAVALRTQAEYFHAATAADLKKVYETLSSRLTVEKRETEISALLALVGAALAVLAAGLSVWWFGRVM from the coding sequence ATGGTTTTTCTCTGGCCCACCCTGCTCTGGCTGCTGCTGGCGGTGCCGCTGCTGGTGGCGCTGTATGCCTGGCTGCTGCACCGGCGCAAGCAGCAGGCGCTGAACTACCCCAGCCTCGGGCTGGTGCGCGCGGCGCTCGGCCCCGGCCAGCGCCTGCGCCGCCATATCCCGCCCGCGCTCTTTCTGCTGGCGCTGGTGGCCCTGCTGCTGGCGGCGGCGCGCCCGCTGGCCGTCATCACGCTGCCCTCGGAGCAGCAGACCATCATGCTGGCCATGGATGTATCGGGCAGCATGCGCGCCGCCGACGTGGAGCCCGACCGCATCACCGCCGCGCAAAACGCCGCCAAGGCCTTCATCGCCGAGCTGCCGCGCCATGTGCGCGTGGGCATCGTGGCGTTTGCGGGCAGCGCCCAGCTGGCGCAACTGCCCACCCAGAGCCATGAAGACCTGATCAAGGCCATCGACAGCTTTCAGCTGCAGCGCGGCACGGCCACGGGAAACGGCATCATGCTGGCGCTGGCCACGCTGTTCCCCGACGCGGGTATCGACATTGCGGCGCTGGGCGGGCGCCAGGCCATGCGGCCGAGCTCACTCGACGAGGTCACCAGGCAGGACCCAGCCAAGACCTTCACGCCCGTAGCCCCGGGCTCCTACAACTCGGCCGCCATCATCATGCTGACCGACGGCCAGCGCACCACCGGGGTGGACCCGCTCGAAGCCGCCCAATGGGCCGCCGACCGGGGCGTGCGCGTGTACACCGTGGGCGTGGGCACGGTGCAGGGCGAAACCATCGGTTTTGAGGGCTGGTCGATGCGCGTGCGGCTCGATGAAGAAACCCTCAAGGCCGTGGCCTTGCGCACCCAGGCCGAATATTTCCACGCCGCCACGGCCGCCGACCTGAAGAAGGTTTATGAAACCCTGAGTTCGCGCCTCACGGTGGAAAAGCGAGAAACCGAAATCTCGGCCCTGCTGGCGCTGGTGGGTGCAGCGCTGGCGGTGCTGGCCGCCGGGCTGTCGGTGTGGTGGTTTGGGCGGGTGATGTAG
- a CDS encoding glycosyltransferase family 4 protein, translating to MKILTFSTLYPNAVKQHHGIFTETALKKVMETGTIETVVVAPVPWFPFKHKMFGDYAGFAKVPKEEMRMGVRVLHPRYFLPPKMGMHVAPFLMALASRPAIARLMDEGFDFDVIDAHYFYPDGVAATLLGRYFNKPVVISALGTDINLIPKFYLPRKMILWAGKNAAAVVTVCEALKTELKKIGLAREDIMPLRNGVDLELFQPVDRLVTRSELGISGFTLLSVGYLVARKGHHRAIAALQLMPDVTLAIAGGGPDEYKLKKLAMDLGVQNRVKFLGVLSQKELCRYYGACDALVLASSREGWANVLLESMACGTPVVASNIWGTPEVITSPEAGVLMPSNTPAGIAQAVAHLRSNYPLHTTTRAYAERFSWSDTTAKKVGIYSRVRQQSASV from the coding sequence ATGAAAATACTTACGTTCTCTACCCTCTACCCCAATGCCGTCAAACAGCACCACGGGATCTTCACGGAAACTGCGCTGAAGAAGGTCATGGAGACGGGCACGATCGAAACGGTGGTGGTGGCCCCGGTGCCGTGGTTTCCGTTCAAGCACAAGATGTTCGGCGACTATGCAGGTTTTGCGAAAGTGCCCAAAGAGGAAATGCGCATGGGCGTGCGCGTGTTGCACCCCCGGTACTTTCTGCCCCCCAAGATGGGCATGCATGTTGCGCCGTTTCTGATGGCCCTGGCGTCCAGGCCCGCGATAGCCAGACTGATGGACGAAGGCTTCGATTTTGACGTCATCGATGCGCATTACTTTTACCCCGATGGGGTCGCAGCAACGCTGCTGGGGCGCTATTTCAACAAGCCGGTTGTCATCAGCGCCCTCGGAACCGACATCAACCTGATCCCCAAGTTTTACCTGCCGCGGAAAATGATCCTCTGGGCAGGAAAAAATGCTGCGGCCGTCGTGACGGTCTGTGAAGCGCTGAAGACTGAACTGAAAAAGATTGGCTTGGCGCGCGAAGACATCATGCCGCTGCGCAACGGTGTCGATCTGGAATTGTTCCAGCCAGTCGACAGGCTCGTCACGCGGTCAGAGCTGGGAATCAGCGGCTTTACCTTGCTGTCGGTGGGTTACCTGGTGGCACGCAAAGGGCATCACCGCGCCATTGCTGCGCTTCAGTTGATGCCCGACGTCACCCTTGCCATCGCAGGCGGCGGCCCCGACGAATACAAACTCAAAAAACTGGCCATGGATCTCGGTGTTCAGAACCGCGTCAAGTTTCTGGGTGTGCTGTCGCAAAAAGAGCTTTGCCGGTACTACGGTGCGTGCGACGCCCTGGTTTTGGCCTCGAGCCGGGAAGGCTGGGCCAACGTGCTCCTGGAGTCGATGGCATGCGGCACCCCCGTGGTCGCCAGCAACATATGGGGAACACCCGAGGTCATTACCTCACCAGAGGCCGGTGTGCTGATGCCCAGCAATACGCCGGCCGGCATTGCCCAGGCGGTGGCGCACCTGCGCAGCAACTACCCTTTGCACACAACCACCCGCGCCTATGCCGAACGATTCAGCTGGTCCGACACCACGGCGAAAAAAGTAGGGATCTACAGCCGCGTGCGCCAGCAATCAGCATCCGTGTAG
- a CDS encoding DUF2062 domain-containing protein produces MQMLCSLRRWLRGLEPRVRGHMDWPWLLSLQPWLEQRALFRFQRQPLARGVAAGMFCGLIPGPLQLPGTLLACAWLRGNVVAGGMTTFYTNPLTIVPLYALAFYLGALVMPGEQVMPAWGSVAPGGDFTLQALAAWVQALGVPLLVGLPGLGVLLAALGYVVVHILWLAPAVQRGRRWQRCRVAARRMPPEEH; encoded by the coding sequence ATGCAGATGCTGTGCAGCTTGCGCCGCTGGTTGCGGGGGCTGGAGCCCCGCGTGCGGGGCCACATGGACTGGCCCTGGCTGCTGAGCCTGCAGCCCTGGCTGGAGCAGCGCGCGCTGTTCCGTTTTCAGCGCCAGCCCCTGGCCCGGGGCGTGGCAGCGGGGATGTTCTGCGGGCTCATTCCCGGCCCGCTGCAGTTGCCCGGCACCCTGCTGGCTTGCGCCTGGCTGCGGGGCAATGTGGTGGCGGGGGGCATGACCACGTTCTATACCAACCCCCTGACGATCGTGCCGCTGTATGCGCTGGCCTTTTACCTGGGCGCGCTGGTGATGCCGGGAGAGCAGGTCATGCCCGCCTGGGGCAGCGTGGCGCCCGGGGGCGACTTCACCCTGCAGGCCCTGGCCGCGTGGGTGCAGGCCCTGGGTGTGCCACTGCTGGTGGGGCTGCCCGGGCTGGGCGTACTGCTGGCGGCGCTGGGGTATGTGGTGGTGCACATCCTGTGGCTGGCGCCGGCCGTGCAGCGGGGGCGACGCTGGCAGCGCTGCCGCGTGGCAGCCCGGCGCATGCCGCCAGAGGAGCACTGA